The nucleotide window ATCAGAAAAATCCGTGTGGTTTGGAATCAGTGCATGTTATGCCAACTTTGAGAGCTGGTGAATCGTGTCAAACCCCTTTGAAGGTCAACAGGACTTATAATTTGATGAGTTCACTGAGCACTGGTACTTTCATGGCTGCTGATCTTTATGGCAATCTTGAGAAATATGTACAACTGCAAGCCAATGTTCAAGGCTTACAAGATCATCATGTCAAGGCTAAGCCAGCAACGATGCACTCCGTTGATTCCTTGGATTGCTTGCTCTCAGCCACTAATAGCAACACCGACACATCTGTAGAAGATGACGATGGAATTTCTATGCTTTTTTCGGACTGTAGAAGTAACTTATGGAACTTTGGAGCAGGAAATAATAGCGCAATCTCGTCCGGAGGGTCTGAGAACACTGAAACAGTAGTCTCTCAAAGTTCATCAGATTTATATGTCCAAAGCCAAGGTAAGCTAAATTCCACAAAGAGAAGCCATGATCAAAGTGAGCCCAAATTGCACGGAGCAAATTATAGTCACTTAGGTCTTCTTCAAACAGATTATTCTTCTACTAGTGAGGGGGGTTTCAGGCTCATCTCCGACAACCCACCAAAAACGAAGAAACCCAGATCAGATAATAAGCGTCCAAGCTCATCCAACATCAGCTTTCAACAACCAACTTCATCCGTGTCAACTTCCTCTATTGAAGAACCCGATCCAGAGGTCATTGCGCAGATGAAAGAGATGATTTATCGCGCTGCGGCTTTCAGGCCTGTGAACTTGGGGCTGGAGCTGGTGGAGAGGCCAAAGAGGAAGAATGTGAAAATATCATCTGATCCACAAACTGTGGCTGCAAGGCAAAGGAGGGAGAGGATCAGTGAGAGAATTAGGATTTTGCAAAGGATGGTTCCTGGTGGAAGCAAGATGGACACTGCATCAATGCTTGATGAGGCTGCAAATTATCTCAAGTTCTTGAGGGCACAGGTCAAGGCACTTGAAAACTTAGGCCAAAAAATTGAGTCCATGAGTAATTCTAATATTCCTACTACAAGCTTTGCTTTCTCTTTCAACCCCTCTTTTCCCATGCAAACCCATAATCATGTTCCactccaaaaccctaatcatATCCACCAACCCCACGGTTGAAAAACTAATCACAAACCATGAAAAAAGCCCTAGCTCTATGTCCTTAGTCCTTTAATCATTCTCATCATGATCGTTTCATTTCATCGCCAATGATTAACCCCTAAAACCCTATTGTATTACccaaaaagaaatttaaagtaGTATATTTTGTATCCAAGATCCAAATCACTCTCTTCATCATCATTACATGTATCATGAGTTATTAAGGCTCATTCCATGCTATCATAACATCCACCACCCAGGAGCTTCACAAGTACAACATTTGGGAATGAATTTTTATCCAGTACTATTTTTGCTGCTTCCACTATCCAAATGTGTCATGTTTTAGTGAAGGAATATTAAGATAATAATATAGTGGAAGCAGCAAAATAACGAGTGGAAATAGTGTAGCGGCACATGATTTTGCTTTTATACAAAAAGGATTTGCAATTATAACGCCTATGATTAAGATCAAGGGCTAAAAAGCGATTTATCACTTTAAGCTATTGTTGTATAATTgtttaatgtgttttgtgtATTTGAAGCTTAGCTTTCTTGGAGATCTTTGTATATGGGTATTTCTTTTTAATGTCAGTGTTTGGCTAACCAATGCAAGGGACATTCTCTTAAGAATTGTGAATCCTAGTCAGTGGTCATGTCTCCTTGATTCAACCCAAAGCGTGCCCTAGAAAATCACCCCAACATCTCATTGCTTAGCACATGTTGTACTACTTTTCTTTTGGACAGGTGggtttgttaattaatttgcaTAAAACCTTCCTTTTATAAAGAAACTTCATCCTAGGGATAGATTATGCAACTAATGATATTCTTCATGATGATGTTGATCCATTATTCTGGTCGTAATGATGTGTGTTATGAATTTTACGGTTTTGGAACCTTTGCAAATGGCTTAACCTAATTTGGCTTGTACGTAAAGTCTTAAACTCAATATTCACCACAGTAAATTATAACTGTTTAAATTAAATTGTATAATATAATAGCGAgattagtactacggtctagtaatatttttttaaaaaaatttaaatcacattattgctagccaattgtgaggttaagcccacTCCCTCCCCTTTAGTGCAGATGATagtgtttgttaaaaaaaattgtataataTAATAGGCGAGAATAGTTTTTCATCAATAAACAGGGACTTGGGTGTGAGGTATCTCTTCTTCTGAAAGAGAGAGGACCCTTACCCAATAAACCCACACTTATtccttttttaaaatttattttattagttaataataaaaaagcAAACACAAAACAAGGTGACATCAACCAAAACCTTACAAAATAATATAACACACGAACATTAATTTAAAAATCGAAAACCAGGCAAGCTTATAAAGTGATTATAACTTATTTTTCGTTATATAGAGAAAATTGGTTTGCCCTTGATGCACCTGAGGTCTGTTGGAGATGGCGAGTCTCACTTACCGatcttattgaaaaaaaatgtctGCCATTCACAAAATATACACCAAGGATTTTTCCTTCTATAATTAGTATGTTTTTGGGCAATTAGCCATTTTTTTGCAAATTAAACTCCAATTCCATTTAAAGCTACACAAATTCTAAATGATGATGTCCTTGATGATAATGGGGTGATGTGAATTTGACCAGACggaagagaaaaaaattgaaatgagaaaGGAAGGTGACTCTAAAATTATTATCGACTCCATATGGGCAAGTGTGTACGTATACTCTTTGGCACATCAAAGCTATCCTTCAAAACATCCTTATTGTTAGCTGCTTTGACGTTATTCAGTTTCGACATACTACGCAATTGCAGCTAGAGGTCATGACAAGAATGATTTGCAAAGTTTGGTTTAATGCTTTGTCTCATGAAGCCTTGTATGCCTGGCAGTTTGACTCCTTTGATCAATGCTGCTGTCGTGGCTTTTCCttgttatttgttttttcttatgaaaaaataaaaaggtgatAATGCGTTGTGTCATGAATATGCATGATTTGTGGATCTCAGTTGGCTTCGCCTTGTAAGGGATTAGAGAAGTTTGTTTTGATTGGATAAACGAAGATGATATTTGGCTGGAGAATTTTTGCTAAATTTAGGGCATCTGCTAAGGAGATATTAAAATCCTAGGTGGAATGCTACTATGTATATTTGTCATTAAAAGTTTATCCAACCAAAGTGTTATTTCGTGACTGGATTTGAAAGCTTTGTGACTTGGAGTCAATTTtgacatcaatgtcaaatttacttttaattcattttaatggCAGGTCTCTCATTCCACTAACATTTCAACCAacaaaaattttgtttcaacattttttataataattacaaccatttaaaagctttatttaaataagaaaataacatTTGACAATTCGGTTGGAGAAGTACAAAATTtaacataagattttaaatTGCCACATCAGCCATCCATTGTAATTTGACTCttataatttgacatttcctttgAAGATGGTCTTAAACTTTCTGACGTTCTCAAAGGAACCCGGATCCCTGGCTTTGGCTTTTGCTTTTTATAGTCCCAAAATAATAAATTGTGTGTGTGGAAAATTTGCTTAATTTGACATTTTGTAAACTTTCACAAAAGTGGGGGAGATGTTGACTTTAATTAAATAGCTgtgaaatgcatttttttttttcaaacaagaTATCCGATAAAATTGGAAAGATACAGAGAAGATTAGCATAGCCCCTGCGCAAGGATGCCATGCATAAATCGACAAATGgtccaaatttttttctcttaaaaaaatacACGTACACAATAATTTTTATTCTAATGAAAGTTTAGGGTTACAAACTCTGATACAAATTGTTAATCCTCAAATTTATATGGGTCAGTGTTAGGGATCACTTGTGATAAAAACCATGGCGAAGAATGCAGAGAGCTTCCTGAGTCTTCTAACTGTGTATAGTGTTTGAGTGTCTGGTAAATGTGTGGATTCTGAGTGTAGGATGTGTGTGAGGAGTTACTTCCTTCTTTTTCTGCACCTCACTTGTGAATGAGTGTCTAGTATTTGTAGGCAAAGAATTGGCTTGGTTTGGAACACCTATAAATCCCGTAATTTGTGGGTTAGACTTCTGATTAGAAATCAAACCTTAATTGAtataatttgatcaaattaggGTTATCTTGTCTCATTTTCTActtgatttgatttgtttgatggATGTCTCAGATGTCAACATGTGTCACTCTTAATGATTCGTTCGGTTTTGACGAGTCACATGCTATGCGTGCAATTTGGCTAGACCCATGATGTATGCCATGTAAACCCTT belongs to Malus sylvestris chromosome 17, drMalSylv7.2, whole genome shotgun sequence and includes:
- the LOC126612133 gene encoding transcription factor bHLH87-like — encoded protein: MDGLDWDDGSHITNTSTLLWSNQVHNLEELLVSNSSFSALIPIQGLPKVQTSHAIMNSNTKKPSSIGSHQIANQKNPCGLESVHVMPTLRAGESCQTPLKVNRTYNLMSSLSTGTFMAADLYGNLEKYVQLQANVQGLQDHHVKAKPATMHSVDSLDCLLSATNSNTDTSVEDDDGISMLFSDCRSNLWNFGAGNNSAISSGGSENTETVVSQSSSDLYVQSQGKLNSTKRSHDQSEPKLHGANYSHLGLLQTDYSSTSEGGFRLISDNPPKTKKPRSDNKRPSSSNISFQQPTSSVSTSSIEEPDPEVIAQMKEMIYRAAAFRPVNLGLELVERPKRKNVKISSDPQTVAARQRRERISERIRILQRMVPGGSKMDTASMLDEAANYLKFLRAQVKALENLGQKIESMSNSNIPTTSFAFSFNPSFPMQTHNHVPLQNPNHIHQPHG